A part of Streptomyces sp. NBC_01497 genomic DNA contains:
- a CDS encoding FGGY-family carbohydrate kinase: MSGRPLLLAGVDIGSTHCKAVLCRASGAVVARAQRPTPRSHDGRTHPADDLVAAALGVLSDCVRAAGRAPDAVGLTGMAEAGVGLDADGRPLGPVQAWSDPAPAPYAARLGQTYGAAALHARTGVLPSAKVPLAKWCAMAEQSPGTLARMRTWAGAADLVGHALTGRVGTDATLAQRTMAWDPAGWSWVGELLAEPGIGEQCMPRVLAPGEPVGTLTRGAAAATGLRPGIPVVVAGHDHLVGAWAAGVRRTGQVADSMGTAEAVLTVCAGAPDAAGAASEGMSFGRHADGRHWVALAGMQGSGALVEWFCDRFLGLAGAPGPERYAAFARLVETLPGEPTGLVVEPYLSGRASPRPYADARLAVHGLGAGHGPAHLARALLEGASHHARWMTDTQAALTGCAPSAVTLLGGSTRLEAWTRLKAAVSPWPVLLCEEPEAPGLGAAGWAGAALGLDPAAVLAPVSPRSPEPSTARAHRALHQDRFLPLVTAPSPLPSNHKENPS, encoded by the coding sequence GTGAGCGGACGACCGCTGCTGCTCGCCGGTGTGGACATCGGCAGCACCCACTGCAAGGCGGTGCTGTGCCGTGCGTCCGGCGCCGTCGTGGCACGCGCCCAGCGACCCACGCCCCGAAGCCACGACGGCCGCACCCACCCCGCCGACGACCTGGTCGCCGCCGCCCTGGGCGTGCTGTCCGACTGCGTACGGGCGGCGGGGCGCGCACCGGACGCCGTGGGCCTGACGGGCATGGCTGAGGCGGGTGTCGGCCTCGACGCGGACGGACGGCCGCTCGGCCCCGTGCAGGCGTGGTCCGACCCGGCCCCCGCCCCGTACGCCGCGCGGCTCGGACAGACGTACGGAGCGGCGGCCCTGCACGCGCGCACCGGCGTGCTGCCGAGCGCGAAGGTGCCGCTGGCCAAGTGGTGCGCGATGGCCGAGCAGTCCCCCGGCACGCTCGCCCGGATGCGTACCTGGGCCGGCGCCGCCGACCTCGTGGGACACGCCCTGACCGGCCGGGTCGGGACCGACGCCACGCTCGCCCAGCGCACCATGGCCTGGGATCCGGCCGGGTGGAGCTGGGTCGGCGAGTTGCTGGCCGAGCCGGGGATCGGCGAGCAGTGCATGCCGCGGGTGCTCGCCCCGGGCGAGCCGGTCGGCACCCTGACCCGGGGGGCTGCCGCGGCGACCGGCCTGCGGCCCGGCATCCCGGTCGTGGTGGCGGGCCACGACCACCTCGTCGGCGCGTGGGCGGCCGGCGTGCGCCGCACAGGGCAGGTCGCCGACTCCATGGGCACGGCGGAGGCGGTGCTCACCGTGTGCGCCGGGGCGCCGGATGCCGCCGGCGCGGCCAGCGAAGGCATGTCCTTCGGCCGGCACGCCGACGGCCGCCACTGGGTCGCGCTGGCGGGCATGCAGGGCTCCGGAGCCCTCGTGGAATGGTTCTGCGACCGCTTCCTCGGCCTGGCAGGCGCGCCGGGTCCCGAGCGCTACGCGGCCTTCGCCCGTCTCGTCGAGACGCTGCCCGGCGAGCCGACCGGCCTGGTCGTCGAGCCCTACCTGTCCGGCCGGGCCTCGCCCCGTCCGTATGCCGACGCGCGCCTCGCCGTGCACGGCCTGGGCGCGGGTCACGGTCCCGCGCACCTGGCCCGTGCCTTGCTGGAGGGCGCGTCCCACCACGCCCGGTGGATGACGGACACACAGGCCGCGCTGACGGGGTGCGCCCCCTCGGCCGTCACCCTGCTCGGCGGCTCGACCCGGCTGGAGGCCTGGACGCGGTTGAAGGCCGCCGTCAGCCCCTGGCCGGTGCTGCTGTGCGAGGAGCCCGAGGCGCCCGGCCTCGGCGCGGCCGGCTGGGCGGGCGCCGCGCTCGGCCTCGACCCGGCGGCCGTCCTCGCCCCCGTCTCCCCCCGCTCCCCCGAACCGTCGACGGCCCGGGCGCACCGCGCCCTCCACCAGGACCGGTTCCTGCCGCTCGTCACAGCACCCTCGCCGCTCCCCTCGAACCACAAGGAGAACCCTTCGTGA
- a CDS encoding FAD-dependent oxidoreductase produces MSGVLLSGRDLPVLYERDAVVLGAGLAGVAAAITLADAGRRVLLADEGASPGGELTEAGRPWLTVPGGAGRAGLLGPLLAGREAGRRVALRPVPAGFVPGRRPVTGVALR; encoded by the coding sequence TTGAGCGGTGTCCTGCTGTCGGGCCGGGACCTGCCCGTGCTCTACGAGAGGGACGCCGTGGTGCTGGGCGCGGGGCTGGCGGGCGTCGCGGCCGCCATCACGCTGGCGGACGCGGGCCGCCGGGTGCTGCTCGCCGACGAGGGCGCCTCGCCGGGCGGCGAACTCACGGAGGCCGGCCGGCCCTGGCTCACCGTCCCGGGCGGCGCAGGACGTGCCGGGCTGCTCGGCCCGCTGCTCGCCGGCCGGGAGGCCGGTCGGCGCGTGGCGCTGCGCCCAGTGCCGGCGGGTTTCGTACCGGGCCGCCGACCCGTCACGGGGGTGGCGCTCCGGTGA
- a CDS encoding aspartate/glutamate racemase family protein gives MSAAPVGPRVCVLHTVAALPAVFDPLLRELAPDVRPYHVVDESLLADTVAHGPLPRTAARLAAYVTQAEAAGADAVLVTCSSIGPAAEQARPLVGIPVLRVDEPMADEAVRTGRRIAVLATLDSTLGPTADLVRRRAAGRDVSVTTSVCPGSRAARAAGDTARHDALIAEEALRLAADHDVLVLAQASMAGALDLLPPGALAVPVLSSPRSGTAQLASVRRREPAP, from the coding sequence GTGAGCGCCGCGCCCGTCGGCCCGCGCGTGTGCGTCCTGCACACCGTCGCGGCACTTCCGGCCGTCTTCGACCCGCTGCTGCGCGAACTCGCCCCTGATGTCCGGCCCTACCACGTCGTCGACGAGAGCCTGCTCGCCGACACCGTCGCCCACGGCCCGCTGCCCCGCACCGCGGCGCGGCTGGCCGCCTACGTCACGCAGGCCGAGGCGGCGGGCGCGGACGCCGTCCTCGTGACCTGCTCGTCCATCGGCCCGGCCGCCGAGCAGGCACGTCCGCTCGTCGGCATCCCGGTGCTGCGCGTCGACGAGCCCATGGCGGACGAGGCAGTCCGTACGGGGCGCCGCATCGCGGTGCTCGCCACGCTGGACTCGACACTCGGGCCCACCGCGGACCTCGTACGCCGCAGGGCCGCGGGCCGCGACGTCAGCGTGACCACGTCGGTGTGCCCGGGCAGCCGGGCAGCCAGGGCGGCCGGCGACACCGCCCGGCACGACGCCCTGATCGCCGAGGAGGCCCTGCGGCTCGCGGCCGACCACGACGTACTCGTACTGGCCCAGGCGTCGATGGCCGGGGCGCTGGACCTGCTGCCTCCGGGGGCGCTCGCGGTGCCGGTGCTCTCCTCTCCACGCAGCGGCACCGCCCAACTGGCCTCGGTCCGCCGCCGGGAGCCCGCCCCATGA
- the otnK gene encoding 3-oxo-tetronate kinase — MTELGCIADDFTGATDLAGNLVATGRRTVVTVGPPDAPVPDTDAVVVALKTRTVAADAAVAAALGAHRALAALGCTRFWFKYCSTFDSTPLGNIGPVTDALLAATGAPWTVACPAFPAAGRTVYQGHLFVGDRLLSESGMREHPLTPMTDSDLLRVLGAQTSHRVGLLPYAALRAGGDAVRRHLEGLARDGVRIVVTDTLDTQDLSAVERATRHLPLLTGGSGLALALPRARAAATATDIEAAPGPTAVLAGSVSQATLAQIAHARERMPHRRLDPAEVLAAPEQAVARTVSWARAHLATRRSVLIHSAGERADVVRAQADFGAGRAGEAMERALARCARGLADAGVRRFVVAGGETSGAVVEALGVRLLRIGPAIAPGVPWTAARRRGRTLNLVLKSGNFGGEDLFTTTEEHL; from the coding sequence ATGACGGAACTCGGCTGCATCGCGGACGACTTCACCGGCGCCACCGACCTCGCGGGTAATCTGGTGGCCACGGGCCGCAGGACCGTCGTCACGGTCGGGCCGCCCGACGCCCCCGTCCCCGACACGGACGCCGTCGTCGTCGCGCTCAAGACCCGTACCGTCGCGGCGGACGCGGCGGTGGCCGCGGCGCTCGGGGCACACCGGGCCCTGGCCGCTCTCGGGTGCACGCGGTTCTGGTTCAAGTACTGCTCCACGTTCGACTCCACGCCGCTCGGCAACATCGGGCCGGTCACCGACGCGCTGCTCGCGGCGACGGGGGCGCCGTGGACCGTCGCCTGCCCCGCATTCCCGGCCGCCGGCCGCACCGTCTACCAGGGGCACCTGTTCGTCGGGGACCGGCTGCTGAGCGAGAGCGGCATGCGCGAGCACCCGCTCACCCCGATGACAGACTCCGACCTCCTGCGCGTGCTCGGGGCCCAGACGTCCCACCGCGTGGGCCTGCTGCCGTACGCGGCGCTGCGCGCGGGCGGGGACGCGGTGCGTCGGCACCTGGAGGGGCTGGCGCGCGACGGCGTGCGGATCGTCGTCACCGACACCCTGGACACTCAGGACCTGTCGGCCGTCGAGCGGGCGACCCGTCACCTGCCGCTCCTCACGGGCGGATCCGGGCTGGCCCTCGCACTGCCCCGGGCCCGCGCGGCGGCCACGGCCACGGACATCGAGGCGGCGCCGGGACCGACGGCCGTCCTCGCGGGCAGCGTCTCGCAGGCGACCCTGGCCCAGATCGCGCACGCCAGGGAGCGCATGCCGCACCGCAGGCTCGACCCCGCCGAGGTGCTGGCGGCCCCCGAGCAGGCGGTGGCGCGCACCGTGTCCTGGGCGCGTGCGCACCTGGCCACGCGCCGCTCCGTGCTGATCCACAGCGCCGGGGAGCGGGCCGATGTCGTGCGCGCGCAGGCGGACTTCGGGGCCGGCCGGGCCGGCGAGGCCATGGAGCGGGCCCTCGCCCGGTGCGCGCGGGGCCTGGCCGACGCGGGGGTGCGCCGGTTCGTCGTCGCGGGCGGGGAGACGTCCGGCGCCGTCGTCGAGGCCCTCGGCGTGCGGCTGCTGCGCATCGGCCCCGCCATCGCGCCCGGCGTCCCCTGGACGGCCGCGCGGCGGCGCGGGCGGACGCTCAACCTCGTGCTGAAGTCCGGGAACTTCGGCGGCGAGGATCTCTTCACCACAACGGAGGAACACCTGTGA
- a CDS encoding alpha-mannosidase, translating into MTTVNPASRDRKLHLVGNAHIDPVWLWRWPEGLQEIRATFQSAVDRMEEYPDFVFTCDSVMYLEWIERHDPALFETIRKRVADGRWQVVGGWWVEPDCNVPSGESFVRQALYGQRYLLEKFGRAATVGCNLDPFGHNAMLPQLLRKSGMDSYVFLRPGPHEQVLPGQFFHWEAPDGSRVTAYRLPNEYCTPGKDIGNHLDKSLAMMPPDEPELMVFYGVGNHGGGPTRANLDSIRRLDALGGLPTLELSHPERFFERVRDRQDVPVHAGELQHHGPGCYSAHSGVKAWNRRAENDLQRAEKWAAVAAAVAEEPYPAHKLAEAWRLVLFNQFHDILAGTAIRSAYEDARDDYGRARSVAAEVFNQAVQAVTRRIDIPLREGTVPLVVVNPHPWELESDVEAEFGRASEVRLTDEAGAPVPVQLTRSEATLAGARGRIAFRASVPPLGHRVYHLLPGADADRGETVTATDTSLENEHLRIEVDPATGWLSSLRDKATGAELVGPGAGPHAVVVDDASDTWGHRVRAYDKAAGSFAPTRVRLVESGPVRAVLRIESAYGRSEMAEELVLSSGSRHVEVRTVVDWHEKLKLLKLRFPTALDDTTATHEIPYGHLERPADGTEEATQAWVDVTGTLPGGARAGLAVVNDSKHGHDVRGGEIGMTALRSPVYAWHEPRTLDEDGVYDYLDQGRQEFRYLLVPHGADWREADPVRRAAELNQPVFALLETFHVGPLAQRAAHADDGAGSVLVTVVKGDEDGSGDFVVRAYESQGRAAEARIALPMLGDRVVEARFGAFEIKTFRVPRDPRSPVVETDLLELPAHAAGAAGRGGA; encoded by the coding sequence ATGACCACTGTGAACCCGGCCTCCCGCGACCGGAAACTGCACCTCGTGGGCAACGCCCACATCGACCCGGTGTGGCTGTGGCGCTGGCCCGAGGGGCTGCAGGAGATCCGCGCCACCTTCCAGTCCGCCGTCGACCGCATGGAGGAGTACCCGGATTTCGTGTTCACCTGCGATTCCGTGATGTACCTGGAGTGGATCGAGCGACACGACCCGGCTCTGTTCGAGACGATCCGCAAGCGCGTGGCGGACGGCCGCTGGCAGGTCGTGGGCGGCTGGTGGGTGGAGCCCGACTGCAACGTCCCGTCGGGCGAGTCCTTCGTGCGCCAGGCGCTGTACGGCCAGCGCTACCTGCTGGAGAAGTTCGGCAGGGCCGCGACGGTCGGCTGCAACCTCGACCCGTTCGGCCACAACGCGATGCTGCCCCAGCTGCTGCGCAAGTCCGGCATGGACAGTTACGTCTTCCTTCGGCCGGGACCGCACGAGCAGGTGCTGCCGGGGCAGTTCTTCCACTGGGAGGCTCCCGACGGCTCCCGCGTCACCGCGTACCGGCTCCCCAACGAGTACTGCACACCGGGCAAGGACATCGGCAACCACCTCGACAAGTCGCTGGCGATGATGCCGCCGGACGAGCCGGAGCTGATGGTCTTCTACGGTGTCGGCAATCACGGCGGAGGTCCCACCAGGGCCAACCTCGACTCGATCCGCCGTCTGGACGCGCTGGGGGGGCTGCCCACCCTGGAGCTCAGCCACCCGGAACGCTTCTTCGAGCGGGTGCGGGACCGCCAGGACGTGCCCGTGCACGCCGGGGAGCTCCAGCACCACGGTCCCGGCTGCTACTCCGCCCACTCCGGCGTGAAGGCCTGGAACCGGCGCGCCGAGAACGACCTGCAGCGTGCGGAGAAGTGGGCCGCCGTGGCCGCGGCCGTGGCCGAGGAACCCTATCCGGCGCACAAGCTGGCGGAGGCGTGGAGGCTGGTGCTGTTCAACCAGTTCCACGACATCCTGGCCGGCACGGCTATCCGCTCGGCCTACGAGGACGCTCGCGACGACTACGGCCGGGCCCGCTCCGTCGCGGCCGAGGTCTTCAACCAGGCGGTCCAGGCCGTCACGCGGCGCATCGACATCCCGCTGCGGGAGGGCACGGTGCCGCTCGTCGTCGTCAACCCGCACCCGTGGGAGCTGGAGAGCGACGTCGAGGCCGAGTTCGGCCGCGCGAGCGAGGTGCGGCTCACGGACGAGGCGGGCGCGCCCGTGCCCGTCCAGTTGACCCGGTCGGAGGCGACGCTCGCCGGGGCGCGCGGGCGAATAGCCTTCCGCGCGAGCGTGCCGCCGCTCGGTCACCGGGTCTACCACCTGCTGCCGGGCGCCGACGCGGACCGCGGGGAAACGGTCACCGCGACGGACACGTCGCTGGAGAACGAGCACCTTCGGATCGAGGTGGACCCCGCCACCGGCTGGCTCAGCTCGCTGCGCGACAAGGCCACCGGTGCGGAACTGGTGGGCCCGGGGGCCGGTCCGCACGCGGTCGTCGTCGACGACGCGAGCGACACGTGGGGACACCGCGTGCGCGCGTACGACAAGGCGGCGGGCTCCTTCGCGCCCACCCGCGTGCGCCTGGTCGAGTCCGGCCCGGTGCGGGCCGTGCTGAGGATCGAGAGCGCCTACGGACGCTCCGAGATGGCCGAGGAACTCGTGCTGTCCTCGGGCTCCCGCCACGTCGAGGTGCGCACGGTGGTGGACTGGCACGAGAAGCTGAAGTTGCTCAAGCTGCGCTTCCCCACCGCCCTCGACGACACCACGGCCACGCACGAGATCCCTTACGGCCACCTGGAGCGCCCCGCCGACGGCACTGAGGAGGCCACCCAGGCCTGGGTCGACGTGACCGGTACGCTCCCCGGCGGTGCGCGCGCCGGTCTCGCCGTGGTCAACGACTCCAAGCACGGTCACGACGTGCGCGGGGGCGAGATCGGCATGACCGCCCTGCGCAGCCCGGTGTACGCCTGGCACGAGCCGCGGACCCTGGACGAGGACGGCGTGTACGACTACCTCGACCAGGGCCGCCAGGAGTTCAGGTACCTGCTCGTGCCGCACGGCGCCGACTGGCGGGAAGCGGACCCGGTGCGACGCGCGGCCGAGCTCAACCAGCCGGTGTTCGCGCTGCTGGAGACGTTCCACGTGGGCCCGCTGGCGCAGCGCGCCGCGCACGCCGACGACGGCGCGGGAAGCGTCCTGGTGACGGTGGTCAAGGGCGACGAGGACGGTTCGGGCGACTTCGTCGTGCGCGCCTACGAGTCGCAGGGGCGGGCGGCGGAGGCGCGCATCGCCCTGCCGATGCTCGGCGACCGGGTGGTCGAGGCGAGGTTCGGGGCGTTCGAGATCAAGACGTTCCGGGTGCCGCGCGACCCGCGTTCGCCCGTCGTTGAGACGGACCTGCTGGAGCTGCCCGCGCACGCGGCGGGTGCGGCAGGCCGGGGCGGGGCCTGA
- a CDS encoding GH1 family beta-glucosidase: MTPADSDALRFPDRFRWGTSTSSYQVEGAVSADGRGESIWDRFCRVPGAVENGDTGDVACDQYRRGAEDIALMARLGTGAHRFSLAWPRIQPDGRGRVEKRGIDHYDRFIDGLLAEGITPLVTLYHWDLPSALQDAGGWRERDTAKRFAEYAAVCFDAFGDRVRDWVTINEPWIVGLLGHQLGLHAPGEEDLKASVTVMHHLLLAHGLAAGELHARGRDDARAGIAYSLFPSVPDDPADPADVAAAAGSDGYVNRWFLDPVHGRGYPEDMREHWERAVGELDFVRDGDLGTIASRSDFIGVNYYTRRIIGAGGGDGPWPWSVRPGRDDVERTGLGWEIVPDDLERLLVRLHRDYPGVPLLITENGAVYDDGPGDDGAVHDERRIAFLDGHLRAVHRAIAAGAPVEGYYHWSLIDNFEWAMGYRPRFGLVHIDRATQRRTVKDSGLWYGRLAASGVLPPRGGAHR; this comes from the coding sequence GTGACCCCCGCCGACTCGGACGCGTTGCGCTTTCCCGACCGATTCCGCTGGGGCACCTCCACCTCGTCCTACCAGGTCGAGGGCGCCGTCTCGGCGGACGGCCGGGGCGAGTCGATCTGGGACCGCTTCTGCCGGGTGCCGGGGGCCGTGGAGAACGGCGACACCGGCGACGTGGCGTGCGACCAGTACCGGCGCGGCGCCGAGGACATCGCCCTGATGGCCCGGCTCGGCACCGGCGCCCACCGCTTCTCGCTCGCCTGGCCGCGCATCCAGCCGGACGGCCGCGGACGTGTCGAGAAGCGGGGGATCGACCACTACGACCGCTTCATCGACGGGCTGCTCGCCGAGGGCATCACCCCGCTCGTGACCCTGTACCACTGGGACCTGCCGAGCGCGCTCCAGGACGCCGGCGGCTGGCGTGAGCGGGACACCGCGAAGCGCTTCGCCGAGTACGCGGCGGTCTGCTTCGACGCGTTCGGCGACCGGGTGCGCGACTGGGTCACCATCAACGAACCGTGGATCGTGGGCCTGCTCGGACACCAGCTCGGGCTGCACGCCCCGGGAGAGGAGGACCTGAAGGCGTCCGTGACCGTCATGCACCACCTGCTGCTGGCACACGGCCTCGCCGCCGGGGAACTGCACGCCCGCGGCCGGGACGATGCCCGCGCCGGCATCGCCTACAGCCTCTTCCCGAGCGTCCCCGACGACCCGGCCGACCCGGCCGACGTCGCCGCGGCCGCGGGCTCCGACGGGTACGTCAACCGGTGGTTCCTCGACCCGGTGCACGGCCGCGGGTACCCCGAGGACATGCGCGAGCACTGGGAAAGGGCCGTCGGGGAACTGGACTTCGTGCGCGACGGGGACCTCGGCACCATCGCGTCGCGCAGCGACTTCATCGGTGTCAACTACTACACCCGCCGCATCATCGGCGCCGGCGGCGGCGACGGCCCCTGGCCCTGGAGCGTGCGCCCGGGGCGCGACGACGTCGAACGCACCGGACTGGGCTGGGAGATCGTCCCCGACGACCTCGAACGCCTGCTGGTACGCCTGCACCGGGACTATCCGGGCGTGCCGCTCCTGATCACCGAGAACGGCGCCGTGTACGACGACGGGCCGGGCGACGACGGCGCCGTCCACGACGAGCGGCGCATCGCCTTCCTCGACGGGCACCTGCGGGCGGTGCACCGGGCGATCGCCGCGGGCGCCCCGGTTGAGGGCTACTACCACTGGTCGCTGATCGACAACTTCGAGTGGGCGATGGGCTACCGCCCCCGGTTCGGCCTCGTCCACATCGACCGCGCGACGCAGCGGCGCACCGTCAAGGACAGCGGCCTGTGGTACGGGCGTCTCGCCGCGTCGGGCGTCCTGCCGCCCCGTGGGGGTGCGCACCGTTGA
- a CDS encoding glycoside hydrolase family 2 protein, giving the protein MLDDGWELRGCLGDTWRWLCGLGRPDGEAGWFPARVPGSVLDDLRGQGLIGDPYVATGSLEAEWVPQRAWLHRRALQVQLAAGERALLRFEGVDHEATVLVDGHEVAHHDGMFLPFEADVTEQVRDGARHVLAVVVHPAPSNEPQVGRTDRVRVHKSRMGYGWDFCPRMVHQGIWKPVWLEKAGPVRLRAVVVGAHLDSGGTVRVRADLEAAGPGTLEVSVTGPDGEAAGSVRVPFEAGCASAEAAVPVAHPRLWWPNGHGEQPLYRVAVSAYDEAGRPAGSYERTTGFRRVRLVHGEGAPEGALPYTLEVNGRRVPTKGWNWVPQDALYGADRPGRLAHLLHLAAGAHVTLLRVWGGGLIETEAFYELCDRLGLLVWQEFSLSSSGIDSVPAADPEYLGLMDREARAIVPLLHHHPSLALWGPGNELHDTASATPLDEAGSPVVAALARAVADLDPDRCWLPGSPSGRSFLHRADVIAADPDGQHDVHGPWEHQGLADHYALYDAGTSLLHSEFGVEGMANRRTWEAVVPAGARWPTGRDNPVMEHLGAWWNNTPLVLSAFGGRPADPDTVRRASQQLQYDGLRYAVEAGLRRAPRAAGTIPWQFNEPFPNAWCTSAVDHRGDPKPAYYGVRRAYRRAHVCASFATQAWAGRELFEARVRVWGGARGDVMSARLLTPAGEVVAATTGPVLRVPLSAVPGELFLLDLEQRDSVGELRSSNRYVHSATGDLAPLLDLPPAEVAVHGMPGGLRLVHTGGPAALGLCLSDARPVEADGWAVFGDSMLDLMPGESTEITVTWRDAPERGRAVLLEGWNVHARECG; this is encoded by the coding sequence ATGCTCGACGACGGCTGGGAGCTGCGCGGCTGCCTGGGCGACACCTGGCGCTGGCTGTGCGGCCTTGGCCGCCCGGACGGGGAGGCCGGCTGGTTCCCCGCCCGGGTGCCCGGGTCGGTCCTGGACGACCTGCGCGGACAGGGGCTGATCGGCGATCCCTATGTCGCGACCGGCAGCCTGGAGGCCGAGTGGGTGCCGCAGCGCGCCTGGCTCCACCGCAGGGCGCTACAGGTGCAGCTCGCGGCGGGCGAGCGCGCGCTGCTGCGCTTCGAGGGGGTCGACCACGAGGCCACGGTCCTCGTCGACGGGCACGAAGTCGCCCACCACGACGGCATGTTCCTGCCCTTCGAGGCGGACGTGACGGAACAGGTGCGCGACGGCGCCCGCCATGTGCTCGCGGTGGTCGTGCATCCGGCACCGTCGAACGAGCCGCAGGTCGGGCGAACCGACCGGGTCCGTGTCCACAAGTCGCGGATGGGATACGGCTGGGACTTCTGCCCGCGCATGGTGCACCAGGGGATCTGGAAGCCGGTGTGGCTGGAGAAGGCCGGACCGGTGCGCCTGCGGGCTGTGGTGGTGGGTGCCCACCTCGATTCCGGTGGCACCGTCCGCGTGCGCGCGGACCTGGAGGCGGCCGGGCCCGGCACCCTGGAGGTCTCCGTGACCGGTCCCGATGGCGAGGCGGCGGGATCGGTCCGGGTGCCGTTCGAGGCCGGCTGCGCGAGCGCCGAGGCTGCCGTGCCCGTCGCACACCCCCGGTTGTGGTGGCCCAACGGCCATGGCGAGCAGCCCCTCTACCGGGTCGCGGTGAGCGCGTACGACGAGGCGGGCAGGCCGGCCGGCTCGTACGAGCGGACGACCGGCTTCCGCCGAGTCCGGCTCGTCCATGGCGAGGGGGCGCCCGAGGGAGCACTCCCCTACACCCTGGAGGTCAACGGGCGGCGCGTCCCGACGAAGGGCTGGAACTGGGTGCCGCAGGACGCCCTGTACGGGGCGGACCGGCCGGGCCGCCTCGCGCATCTGCTGCACCTCGCCGCAGGCGCACACGTCACGCTCCTGCGGGTGTGGGGAGGCGGGCTGATCGAGACCGAGGCGTTCTACGAGCTGTGCGACCGCCTCGGGCTGCTCGTCTGGCAGGAGTTCAGCCTGTCCAGCTCGGGCATCGACAGCGTTCCCGCGGCGGATCCCGAATACCTCGGCCTGATGGACCGCGAGGCCCGGGCGATCGTGCCGCTGCTGCACCACCACCCCTCCCTCGCGCTCTGGGGCCCCGGCAACGAGTTGCACGACACTGCCAGCGCCACACCGCTCGACGAGGCGGGCTCGCCGGTCGTCGCGGCCTTGGCCCGGGCCGTCGCGGACCTGGACCCCGACCGGTGCTGGCTGCCCGGCTCCCCCTCGGGGCGCTCCTTCCTGCACCGCGCCGACGTGATCGCCGCCGACCCGGACGGCCAGCACGACGTGCACGGCCCCTGGGAGCACCAGGGACTCGCGGACCACTACGCGCTCTACGACGCCGGCACGTCCCTGCTCCACTCCGAGTTCGGTGTGGAGGGCATGGCCAACCGGCGCACGTGGGAGGCCGTCGTCCCGGCAGGGGCCCGCTGGCCGACCGGCCGGGACAACCCGGTCATGGAGCACCTCGGCGCCTGGTGGAACAACACACCGCTGGTGCTCTCTGCGTTCGGCGGCAGGCCGGCCGACCCGGACACCGTGCGCCGCGCCAGCCAGCAGCTCCAGTACGACGGGCTGCGCTATGCCGTGGAAGCAGGGCTGCGGCGGGCCCCGCGCGCCGCGGGCACCATCCCGTGGCAGTTCAACGAGCCCTTCCCGAACGCCTGGTGCACGTCGGCCGTCGACCACCGCGGCGATCCGAAACCGGCCTACTACGGGGTGCGCCGCGCCTACCGCAGGGCCCATGTGTGCGCGTCCTTCGCCACCCAGGCATGGGCGGGCCGGGAACTGTTCGAGGCACGGGTCCGGGTGTGGGGCGGGGCCCGGGGCGACGTGATGTCCGCCCGGCTCCTGACGCCGGCCGGGGAGGTGGTCGCGGCGACCACCGGCCCGGTGCTCCGCGTGCCGCTGTCCGCCGTACCCGGTGAGCTGTTCCTGCTCGACCTCGAACAGCGCGACTCGGTCGGTGAGTTGCGGTCCTCGAACCGCTATGTGCACTCGGCGACGGGCGACCTCGCGCCCCTTCTCGACCTGCCGCCCGCCGAGGTCGCCGTACACGGTATGCCGGGCGGCCTGCGCCTCGTCCACACGGGCGGGCCCGCGGCGCTCGGCCTGTGCCTGAGCGACGCCCGCCCCGTCGAGGCCGACGGCTGGGCCGTCTTCGGCGACTCGATGCTCGACCTGATGCCCGGCGAGAGCACGGAGATCACCGTCACCTGGCGCGACGCCCCCGAGCGGGGCAGAGCCGTACTACTGGAAGGCTGGAACGTCCATGCCCGCGAATGTGGCTGA